The following is a genomic window from Vicinamibacteria bacterium.
AACCAGTCGCCGCCCAGGAGCAAGCGCTCCCCGTGCGGGTCCCCGAAGGGGAAGAGGGCCCGCGCCACCGAGGCCCCCAGCACCGCCACCCGCTTACGCTCCTGGACGTCTAGATCGCTCAGGAAGCGCCCCCCAGCCAGGGGAAGCTGCGCCGCCACCTGGTAGGCGGCGGTGGTCCCCACCACCGTGGCCTCGGTGCGCCGGCCCCCCGCCTCGACGGCCATCGTCGCCTCCCGCACCGGCGCCACCCCCCGCACGTCCGGGACCACCCGCGCGAGCGCCTCCGCGTCGTGCAGGCGCAGGCCGGAGACGGGGGCCCCCGCCTCCCCGGCCCGGGCCCGCACTGTGATGCTGTCGATGCCCAGGGCCCCGATCTGCTGCAGCGACTCCCGCCGCGCCCCCTCCCCGACCGAGGACATGGCCACCACCGCCGACACCCCGAACACGACCCCCAGGATGGAGAGGCTGGAGCGCAGCTTGTGCAGGAACAGGCTGCGCACGCCCAGGCGGAGGAGCACGCGCGGAGACACCTAGAGCAGCTCCTCGGACTCCACCCGGCCGTCCCGCAGGCGGACCATGCGCTGCGCGCGCCGGGCCAAGGCCTCGTTGTGGGTGACGAGGATGACGGTCCGGCCCTCGCGGTGGAGGCTCTCCAGAAGCTTCGCGATCTCCTCCCCCGTGCTCGAGTCCAGGTTGCCCGTGGGCTCGTCGGCGAGGAGGATTCGCGGCTCCGTGACCAGGGCCCGCGCGATGGCCGCGCGCTGGGCTTCCCCCCCCGAGAGCTCCCCCGGCCGATGGTCCGCGCGCGAGAGGAGCCCGACCCGCTCCAGGCAGCGGCGGGCCCGCTCTCGCCACTCCTCCAGGGGGACCGCGCCGTAGAGCAGCGGCGTCTCCACGTTCTCCGCCACCGTGAGCTGGGGGATGAGGTGGAAGGACTGGAACACGAAGCCGATGCGTTGGTTGCGGATGCGGGAGAGGCGGTCGTCGTCGAAGGCCGAAACCGCCTCCCCATCGAGGAGGTACTCCCCCCGGCTGGGCCGGTCCAGGCAGCCGAGGATGCTGAGGAGGGTGGACTTGCCGGAGCCGGAGGGCCCCATGATCGAGATCTGTTCCCCCTCCGACACCCGGAGGCTCACGCTCTCCAGGGCCACCACGTCACCCGCCCCCCGCGGGTACACCTTGCCCGCGTCCCGGAGGTCCACGACCGGCCCCCGCGTCAGGTCCTTCAACGAAGCGGTGGCTCGGTCTGTTCGGCCAACCTGTACTCATACCACGCGATGTACTGACGGAGAGAGGGCTCGAGCCTAGGAGACACGCCACTGATGTCCTGACAGACTTTCAAGGCTTGCTGGAGCTCTTCGCGAGCGGCCCCGGGCTGTCCCACCTGCTTGGCCAGCTCATCAAGGAAGACGACATCCGTGGCAACGATGGCGCCCGCGGCCGGGGCGGCCGGGTTGTCCTGAGCAACCATTTGAGACAGTACGCCAAAGGCTGAGATGGCCAGACGGAATGCGTCGGAGTATTGGCCTTGCTTACGCAGGCTGCGAGCCCGGCCGAGGTCCCGTTGCGCCCTCAGCACCGTGGCAAAGCTTCTCCACATCGCCACTAGGGATCGCCATGCACTCCAGCGGCCCGCTATCTTCACTCTACCCGCGATTCTATATGTCCGCCCAAACATCTGGGTGCGCCGCAAGCCGGCGGTTCTGACCAGCGCGCGCTTGGGGCCGGGCTAGGGTGAGGTGAGGGCACCGAAGTCCGAGGGCGCGGCGCCGGGATCCCGCAGGCAGACACGCTCGCCCTTCTGGAGCCCCTTTTCCACGACCACGAAGTCCTGGTTGGAGGGCCCGAGGACCACCTCGCGGGGCTGGATCCGGCGCCCCGCCACGTAGACGAGCGCCCGCCCCTCCCGCTCGAAGACCGCCTCCAGGGGGACGAAGAGGGCTTTCTGGCGCTCCTCGACCTGGATCTCCACCCGCGCGGTCATGCCCGGCCGCAGGCGAGGCTCGGACTCGTTGATCTGGATGGTGACCCCGAAGAACTTGGTCCCCCGCCGCTCCTTTTCCTCCTGGGCGAGGGTGCCCACCAGGGTGACGCTGCCCGTGAGC
Proteins encoded in this region:
- a CDS encoding ABC transporter ATP-binding protein; translation: MKDLTRGPVVDLRDAGKVYPRGAGDVVALESVSLRVSEGEQISIMGPSGSGKSTLLSILGCLDRPSRGEYLLDGEAVSAFDDDRLSRIRNQRIGFVFQSFHLIPQLTVAENVETPLLYGAVPLEEWRERARRCLERVGLLSRADHRPGELSGGEAQRAAIARALVTEPRILLADEPTGNLDSSTGEEIAKLLESLHREGRTVILVTHNEALARRAQRMVRLRDGRVESEELL